A DNA window from Candidatus Roseilinea sp. contains the following coding sequences:
- the minC gene encoding putative septum site-determining protein MinC gives MIAIKGFKHGLVVVFWGDSSNAPWPTRLRELEAKLSANPDFFKGGSIAFDVKATPLSEDDLRRSIALLQSYEVTLWAVLSEDEATRARVRALGLADRLIPSAPVPHQTREDTPLTAATSSSPPAAEPPPAHITPTEEGYVDGLLVRRRVRSGQVLRHPGHVVVIGDVNPGAQLIAGSDIIVWGKLQGSAHAGALGDDRAVICALEMSPSSIRIADVTHIPQPSQRRSRRKAGSVKMARIKDQEIVFVAWDGADRLLE, from the coding sequence ATGATCGCCATCAAGGGATTCAAACACGGGCTGGTCGTCGTCTTTTGGGGCGATTCGTCCAACGCGCCATGGCCGACGCGTCTGCGTGAGCTGGAGGCCAAGCTCAGCGCCAACCCCGATTTCTTCAAGGGCGGCAGCATCGCATTCGATGTCAAGGCCACGCCGCTCAGCGAAGATGATTTGCGCCGCTCCATCGCGCTGTTACAGTCCTACGAAGTCACGCTTTGGGCGGTGCTTTCTGAAGACGAGGCCACCCGCGCGCGCGTCCGAGCGCTCGGGCTGGCTGATCGGCTCATCCCATCGGCACCGGTTCCCCATCAAACACGCGAAGACACGCCGCTGACGGCGGCAACGTCATCATCCCCACCCGCCGCCGAACCACCACCAGCACACATTACCCCCACCGAGGAAGGCTACGTTGATGGGTTGTTAGTCCGGCGTCGCGTGCGTTCCGGCCAAGTGTTGCGCCATCCAGGTCACGTCGTCGTCATCGGCGACGTAAACCCAGGCGCGCAGCTCATTGCGGGGAGTGATATTATCGTATGGGGCAAGTTGCAAGGCTCAGCACACGCGGGCGCCTTGGGAGATGACCGCGCCGTCATTTGCGCGCTGGAGATGTCACCCAGTTCCATTCGCATCGCCGACGTCACACACATACCGCAGCCGAGCCAGCGACGAAGTCGGCGCAAAGCCGGCAGCGTCAAGATGGCACGCATCAAGGATCAAGAGATCGTCTTTGTAGCCTGGGACGGCGCTGACCGCCTACTCGAGTAG
- a CDS encoding site-determining protein has translation MQEKVITVTSGKGGVGKTTTTANVGSALALLGKKVVVLDGDIGLRNLDIVMGLENRIVYDMVDYVEGRCRLRQALIRDKRAPELYLLPTAQTRDKSAINPDQMIQVCDELRKEFDYIIIDSPAGIEQGFHNALAPADRVLVVTNPEVSSVRDADRVIGLVESHQKGPAQLIINRLIAARVKKQEMLSTQDIMDVLSTEIIGIVPEDEAILSSSNRGTPVVFNGKSPAAIAYRDIARRLIGEDVPLTPPQPASWWQRLFGKAE, from the coding sequence ATGCAAGAGAAAGTGATCACGGTCACGTCGGGCAAAGGGGGCGTGGGCAAGACGACGACCACGGCCAATGTCGGCTCAGCTTTGGCGCTGCTCGGCAAGAAGGTCGTGGTGCTCGATGGCGACATTGGGCTGCGCAACTTGGACATCGTCATGGGCCTGGAAAACCGCATCGTATATGACATGGTGGACTATGTCGAAGGCCGCTGTCGCCTGCGCCAGGCGCTCATCCGCGACAAGCGTGCGCCAGAACTGTATTTGTTGCCCACGGCACAGACCCGCGACAAGAGCGCGATCAACCCCGACCAGATGATTCAGGTGTGCGACGAACTGCGCAAGGAGTTCGACTACATCATCATTGACTCCCCCGCAGGCATCGAACAGGGCTTTCACAATGCGCTTGCCCCTGCCGACCGCGTGCTCGTAGTCACCAACCCCGAGGTGTCATCCGTGCGCGACGCCGATCGCGTGATCGGCCTGGTGGAGTCACATCAGAAAGGCCCGGCGCAACTGATCATCAATCGCCTGATTGCCGCGCGCGTCAAGAAGCAGGAGATGCTCTCGACACAGGACATCATGGACGTGCTCTCCACCGAAATCATCGGCATTGTGCCGGAGGACGAAGCGATTCTGTCCTCGTCCAACCGTGGCACGCCCGTCGTGTTCAACGGCAAAAGCCCAGCAGCCATCGCGTATCGCGACATCGCGCGCCGCTTGATCGGCGAGGATGTGCCGCTCACGCCGCCGCAGCCCGCCTCATGGTGGCAGAGGCTGTTCGGCAAAGCAGAATGA
- the mrdA gene encoding penicillin-binding protein 2, with the protein MLLDDIPIRRRTSQTPPPDNEGGRIRLMLLGFGVILTFIVLGIRLFDLQVNRQALFSAQVERRSIIERALPATRGLIYDRNGELLVRNAPAYQIAIIPIQQVRYKDDPIRQRVERMAMYNKLAAMINQPGVTAGEIYTKVISQNALIAPYQPTVIADNVPREVALAIQEQSLIMRGVVVQTVGSREYPYKELLGNILGYTGKIFREMIEREPEKFSREIYDYDNDRVGITGVERAVEEELRGRKGKRTVLVDASFEELQVLSETPPVNGNSVRLTIDLRLQQIISDVLISAMKERGAPRGAVVALNPNTGEILAMVSAPSYDNNWFAQGISQQQYEALANDPHKPLLNHATQDRVPPGSTFKIVTAAALLQEGAVNERTFVYDPGIFILPDQYDPTNPDKGQKFYCWKRTGHGFQNIRDALRNSCDTYFYKTVGGFADGKENIAGMGPDKLAQWAREFGIGETTELNIDYSVGIAPTKNWKLRNIGEVWSTGDSYNAAIGQGYVLATPLEMANVTAAIANGGTLYHPQIVKDVLNERGEVIQPFTPKVKRQIRLDPYYIQLIQDALWRVVNEPGGTAWGSRLEGFEYAGKTGTAEFCDDVAYQTGICYTGIQVLPTHAWFVSYAPAQNPQIAMAVYVWNGGQGSGVAAPITQRIYNRYFNVGVPEDKLAPIQQGDSE; encoded by the coding sequence ATGTTGCTCGACGACATCCCGATCCGCAGACGCACCAGCCAAACGCCGCCGCCCGATAACGAGGGAGGGCGGATTCGCCTGATGCTGCTGGGCTTCGGCGTGATTCTCACGTTCATCGTGTTGGGCATCCGACTGTTCGATCTGCAGGTCAACCGTCAGGCGCTTTTCAGCGCACAGGTCGAAAGGCGCAGCATCATCGAGCGAGCGCTGCCGGCCACGCGTGGCCTGATCTACGATCGCAACGGCGAGCTGCTTGTCCGCAATGCGCCGGCCTACCAGATCGCGATCATCCCCATTCAGCAGGTGCGCTACAAAGACGACCCGATCCGACAACGCGTCGAGCGCATGGCGATGTATAACAAGCTGGCGGCGATGATCAATCAGCCTGGGGTGACCGCCGGCGAGATCTACACCAAGGTCATCAGCCAGAACGCGCTCATCGCGCCTTATCAGCCCACCGTGATCGCCGATAACGTGCCGCGCGAGGTCGCCCTGGCCATTCAGGAACAGTCGCTCATCATGCGCGGTGTGGTCGTGCAGACCGTCGGCTCGCGCGAATATCCCTACAAAGAGCTGCTGGGCAACATCTTGGGCTACACCGGTAAGATCTTCAGGGAGATGATCGAGCGGGAGCCGGAGAAGTTCTCGCGCGAGATCTATGACTACGACAACGACCGCGTCGGCATCACCGGCGTTGAACGCGCTGTAGAAGAGGAACTGCGCGGCCGGAAGGGCAAACGCACCGTGCTGGTGGATGCATCATTTGAAGAGCTGCAGGTGCTGAGCGAGACGCCGCCGGTCAACGGCAACAGCGTGCGACTGACGATAGACTTGCGGCTGCAGCAAATCATCAGCGACGTGTTGATCTCGGCTATGAAGGAGCGCGGCGCGCCGCGGGGCGCCGTCGTCGCGCTCAACCCCAACACCGGCGAGATCCTGGCGATGGTGTCCGCGCCCAGCTATGACAACAACTGGTTCGCTCAGGGCATCTCTCAGCAACAATACGAAGCGCTGGCCAATGATCCGCATAAGCCGCTGTTAAACCACGCCACGCAGGATCGCGTGCCGCCCGGCTCGACGTTCAAGATCGTCACCGCGGCAGCCCTGCTGCAAGAAGGCGCCGTGAACGAACGCACCTTCGTCTACGATCCCGGCATTTTCATCCTGCCTGACCAATACGACCCCACGAACCCCGACAAAGGGCAGAAGTTCTACTGCTGGAAGCGCACCGGCCACGGCTTCCAAAACATCCGCGACGCGCTACGCAACTCGTGCGACACCTATTTTTACAAAACCGTGGGGGGCTTCGCAGACGGCAAGGAGAACATCGCCGGCATGGGACCCGACAAGCTCGCCCAGTGGGCGCGGGAATTCGGCATCGGCGAGACAACCGAGCTGAACATTGATTACAGCGTGGGCATCGCGCCCACCAAAAACTGGAAGCTGCGCAACATCGGCGAGGTGTGGTCCACCGGCGACAGCTACAACGCCGCCATCGGCCAGGGCTATGTGCTGGCCACGCCGCTGGAGATGGCGAACGTGACTGCGGCCATCGCTAACGGCGGCACGCTATACCACCCGCAGATTGTCAAAGACGTGCTCAACGAGCGCGGCGAGGTGATTCAGCCATTCACCCCGAAGGTAAAACGCCAGATTCGGCTCGATCCCTATTACATCCAACTCATACAGGACGCGCTCTGGCGCGTGGTGAATGAACCCGGTGGGACGGCCTGGGGGTCGCGCCTGGAAGGATTCGAGTATGCGGGCAAGACCGGCACGGCGGAGTTCTGCGACGATGTCGCATATCAGACCGGCATTTGCTATACCGGCATTCAGGTTCTACCGACTCACGCTTGGTTCGTCTCTTATGCGCCGGCGCAAAATCCGCAGATCGCGATGGCAGTGTATGTGTGGAACGGCGGCCAAGGCTCCGGCGTCGCCGCGCCCATCACCCAGCGCATCTACAATCGCTACTTCAACGTCGGCGTGCCCGAAGACAAGCTGGCACCCATCCAACAGGGTGACTCGGAATGA
- a CDS encoding MOSC domain-containing protein — MTIRVSALYCYPIKSCQGHALDETMTDVRGIVGDRRMMIVDSHGEFITQRTMPRLALIEPVMNNDGSITLRAPNQPPASFVPSNAGPRVQVRVWRDVCGAIDQGEAVAAWLQNFLGMPARLVRIADDVVRRVDARYARRPSDQIGFADGYPFLLISQASLDDLNARLASPVPMNRFRPNIVVSGCDAFAEDHWRELRIGNIIFHVVKPCARCTIPTIDQDTAIAGREPLRTLSTYRTFGQKVLFGQNLVAANTGSLRVGDEVVITATATAASAV, encoded by the coding sequence ATGACGATTCGCGTCTCGGCCCTCTACTGCTACCCGATCAAGTCCTGCCAGGGCCATGCCCTGGACGAGACCATGACCGACGTGCGCGGCATCGTCGGCGACCGCCGCATGATGATCGTAGATTCACACGGCGAGTTCATCACCCAGCGCACCATGCCGCGCCTGGCGCTGATCGAGCCGGTGATGAACAACGATGGTTCGATAACGCTGCGCGCGCCCAATCAACCGCCGGCCTCTTTTGTGCCGTCGAACGCAGGCCCGCGCGTCCAGGTGCGTGTGTGGCGCGATGTCTGCGGCGCGATTGACCAGGGCGAAGCAGTCGCCGCGTGGTTGCAGAATTTTCTAGGAATGCCGGCCCGACTGGTGCGCATCGCTGACGACGTTGTGCGCCGCGTAGATGCCCGCTACGCCCGCCGGCCATCCGACCAGATCGGCTTCGCCGACGGTTATCCGTTCTTGCTCATCTCTCAGGCATCGCTGGACGACCTGAACGCCCGACTCGCTTCCCCTGTTCCGATGAATCGCTTCCGGCCGAACATCGTGGTCAGCGGCTGCGACGCCTTCGCCGAGGACCATTGGCGCGAGCTTCGCATCGGCAACATCATCTTTCACGTCGTCAAACCGTGCGCCCGCTGTACCATCCCGACCATTGACCAAGACACCGCCATCGCCGGACGCGAGCCGCTCAGGACGCTGTCAACCTATCGCACCTTCGGACAAAAAGTGCTGTTCGGTCAGAATCTGGTCGCCGCCAACACGGGCTCACTTCGCGTGGGCGATGAAGTCGTCATCACCGCTACCGCTACAGCCGCGTCAGCGGTGTAA
- a CDS encoding pyruvate, phosphate dikinase produces the protein MAVKVSTKPTTMMRQPSAGNKARAGRNGLAKKQWVFLFNDEKGVSKVAKTWPEIRELLGGKGAGLFDMTRAGLPVPPGFTISTEVCNEFVKAGNKIPRPAWEQVLAAMKVVEKQTGKKFGGGVKGVRPLLVSVRSGARESMPGMMETVLNVGLNDQTVEEMIAVTGNARFAWDSYRRLLMMFGSTVLGIPDEKFDEPMERMKHERGYKLDTDLTVEDLKELVAIFKQVIKDETGREFPQDVYEQLKECAMAVFRSATGHKARTYAKQMGWKSTLPTAVNVVTMIFGNMGDDSATGVAFTRDPSTGEKKMLGEYLVNAQGEDVVAGIRTPKPIEEMAREMPKTYKEFVRICNLLEKHYKDMQDVEFTIEQGKLYMLQTRNGKRTAKAAIKIAVDMAKEKLITKEEAVRRVKPADVDFLLHPQFDEQAVKDAKHDGRLLATGVNASPGAASGMLAFDADLAERWGNEGKAVILIRPETKPDDVHGMVAAKGILTARGGATSHAAVVARQFGIPAVCGADALQINLSERTVTSNGHVLREGDWVSIDGGKGEAYVGQLPMVHPSFEEQTDLVTLLKWADEISAQNTRKAEDGKPRRGLQVWANADYPKDAQRARDYGAKGIGLCRTEHMFFEAERLPIVQRMILADNDEERQRALDELLPFQRSDFAGLFKAMTGLPVIIRLIDPPLHEFLPSQEELIREVTRYETKRHYEALGEEEYADYQKKLALLNAVNAMHEQNPMMGLRGIRLGIMIPGLIAMQVRAIFEAACDVKQEGYEPMPEVMIPLTGHVNELKRVQPELEKVAKAVMEEKGVKVKYKFGTMIEIPRAALTADEIATMAEFFSFGTNDLTQMTYGYSRDDAERSFLLRYVEEGILPDNPFQTLDRDGVGQLIKMAVQKGRATRPTLEVGICGEHGGDPRSVAFCYEAGLNYVSCSPFRVPIARLAAAHAALGITTK, from the coding sequence ATGGCAGTGAAAGTCTCAACCAAACCGACGACGATGATGCGACAGCCGAGCGCCGGTAATAAAGCCCGCGCCGGCCGCAACGGCCTCGCGAAGAAACAATGGGTCTTCCTCTTCAACGACGAAAAGGGCGTGAGCAAAGTGGCCAAGACCTGGCCGGAGATTCGCGAGCTGCTCGGGGGCAAGGGCGCCGGCTTGTTCGACATGACGCGCGCCGGCCTACCGGTGCCGCCTGGCTTCACCATCAGCACAGAAGTGTGCAACGAATTCGTCAAAGCCGGCAATAAGATTCCCCGGCCAGCGTGGGAGCAGGTGCTGGCGGCGATGAAAGTCGTGGAGAAACAGACCGGCAAGAAGTTCGGCGGCGGCGTAAAAGGCGTGCGGCCGCTGCTGGTATCGGTGCGCTCCGGCGCGCGCGAATCTATGCCCGGCATGATGGAAACCGTGCTCAACGTCGGCCTGAACGATCAGACCGTCGAGGAGATGATCGCCGTCACCGGCAACGCGCGCTTCGCCTGGGATAGCTATCGCCGCTTGCTCATGATGTTCGGCAGCACGGTGCTCGGCATCCCCGATGAGAAGTTCGACGAGCCCATGGAGCGCATGAAGCACGAGCGCGGCTATAAACTCGACACCGACCTCACCGTCGAGGACCTCAAGGAGCTGGTGGCCATCTTCAAGCAGGTGATCAAAGACGAGACCGGCCGCGAGTTCCCGCAGGATGTGTATGAGCAGCTTAAGGAGTGCGCCATGGCCGTCTTCCGCAGCGCCACCGGCCACAAGGCGCGCACCTATGCCAAGCAGATGGGCTGGAAGAGCACGCTGCCGACGGCCGTCAACGTCGTCACCATGATCTTCGGCAACATGGGCGACGACAGCGCCACCGGCGTCGCTTTCACCCGCGACCCGTCCACCGGCGAGAAGAAGATGTTGGGCGAGTACCTCGTCAACGCGCAGGGCGAAGACGTGGTGGCCGGCATCCGCACGCCTAAGCCCATCGAAGAGATGGCCAGGGAGATGCCCAAGACCTACAAGGAGTTCGTGCGCATCTGCAACCTGCTGGAGAAGCACTACAAGGACATGCAGGACGTAGAGTTCACCATCGAGCAAGGCAAGCTCTACATGTTGCAGACGCGCAACGGTAAGCGCACGGCCAAAGCTGCCATCAAGATCGCGGTGGACATGGCCAAGGAAAAGCTGATCACCAAGGAAGAGGCGGTTCGCCGCGTGAAGCCCGCCGACGTGGACTTTCTGCTGCACCCGCAGTTCGATGAGCAGGCTGTGAAGGATGCGAAGCACGACGGCCGGCTGTTGGCGACCGGCGTGAATGCCTCGCCCGGCGCGGCCAGTGGCATGCTGGCCTTCGACGCCGACCTGGCCGAGAGGTGGGGCAATGAGGGCAAGGCGGTTATCCTGATCCGCCCGGAGACCAAGCCAGACGATGTGCATGGCATGGTCGCTGCCAAAGGCATCCTGACGGCGCGCGGCGGCGCCACCTCACATGCCGCCGTTGTCGCCCGGCAGTTCGGCATCCCGGCCGTGTGCGGCGCCGATGCCTTGCAGATCAATTTGAGCGAACGCACCGTCACCAGCAACGGGCACGTCTTGCGCGAAGGTGACTGGGTCTCGATTGACGGCGGCAAAGGCGAAGCGTACGTCGGCCAATTGCCGATGGTGCACCCGTCGTTCGAGGAGCAGACCGATCTCGTCACGCTGCTGAAGTGGGCCGATGAGATCAGCGCGCAGAACACGCGCAAGGCCGAGGATGGCAAGCCCCGCCGCGGCCTGCAAGTGTGGGCCAACGCCGATTATCCGAAGGATGCCCAGCGCGCCCGCGATTACGGCGCGAAGGGCATCGGCCTGTGCCGCACCGAGCACATGTTCTTCGAGGCAGAGCGCTTGCCGATCGTGCAGCGCATGATCCTCGCCGACAACGATGAAGAGCGGCAGCGCGCCCTCGACGAGCTGTTGCCCTTCCAGCGCAGCGATTTCGCCGGCCTGTTCAAGGCGATGACCGGTCTGCCCGTCATCATTCGCTTGATTGACCCACCGCTGCACGAGTTCCTGCCCTCACAGGAAGAGCTGATCCGCGAGGTGACGCGCTACGAGACCAAGCGCCACTATGAAGCGCTGGGCGAGGAGGAGTACGCCGACTATCAGAAGAAGCTGGCCTTGCTCAATGCCGTCAATGCCATGCACGAACAGAACCCGATGATGGGCCTGCGCGGCATTCGCTTGGGCATCATGATCCCCGGCCTGATCGCCATGCAGGTGCGCGCCATCTTCGAGGCGGCCTGCGACGTGAAGCAGGAAGGCTACGAGCCGATGCCGGAGGTGATGATCCCGCTGACCGGCCATGTGAACGAGCTGAAGCGCGTGCAGCCGGAGCTGGAGAAGGTGGCCAAAGCCGTGATGGAAGAGAAGGGCGTGAAGGTGAAATACAAGTTCGGCACGATGATCGAGATCCCGCGCGCGGCGCTCACCGCCGACGAGATCGCGACCATGGCCGAGTTCTTCTCTTTCGGCACCAACGACCTGACTCAGATGACCTACGGCTACTCGCGCGACGACGCAGAGCGCAGCTTCTTGCTCAGGTATGTCGAAGAGGGCATCCTGCCGGATAACCCCTTCCAGACGCTCGACCGGGATGGGGTGGGGCAGTTGATCAAAATGGCCGTGCAAAAGGGCCGCGCGACGCGCCCGACGCTCGAAGTGGGCATCTGCGGCGAGCACGGCGGCGATCCGCGCTCGGTGGCCTTCTGCTATGAGGCTGGCCTCAACTATGTGAGCTGCTCTCCGTTCCGCGTGCCGATCGCCCGCCTAGCTGCAGCGCATGCGGCGCTGGGCATAACGACCAAATAA